The Lactuca sativa cultivar Salinas chromosome 2, Lsat_Salinas_v11, whole genome shotgun sequence genome includes a window with the following:
- the LOC111887149 gene encoding LOW QUALITY PROTEIN: caffeoyl-CoA O-methyltransferase (The sequence of the model RefSeq protein was modified relative to this genomic sequence to represent the inferred CDS: inserted 1 base in 1 codon): MATTGETQPAKHQEVGHKSLLQSDALYQYILETSVYPREPESMKELREVTAKHPWNLMTTSPDGQFLNLLLKLINAKNTMEIGVYTGYSLLSTALALPEDGKILALDINRENYEIGLPIIEKAXVAHKIDFREGPALPLLDQMVEDAKFHGSFDFIFVDADKDNYLNYHKRLIDLVKIGGVIGYDNTLWNGSLVAPADAPLRKYVRYYRDFVLELNKALAADPRVEICQLPVGDGITLCRRIS, encoded by the exons ATGGCCACCACCGGAGAAACTCAGCCTGCAAAACACCAAGAAGTTGGCCACAAAAGCCTCCTTCAAAGCGATGCACTTTACCAATACATTCTTGAAACCAGTGTTTACCCGAGAGAGCCAGAATCCATGAAAGAGCTTCGTGAGGTCACTGCTAAACACCCTTG GAATCTTATGACGACATCTCCTGATGGACAGTTTTTGAACTTACTTCTTAAGCTTATAAATGCTAAGAACACGATGGAGATAGGTGTTTACACTGGTTATTCCCTTCTTTCTACCGCGCTTGCTCTACCAGAAGATGGAAAGATATTGGCTTTGGATATAAACCGTGAAAATTACGAAATTGGCCTTCCGATTATTGAGAAAG GTGTTGCTCACAAGATTGACTTTAGAGAAGGTCCTGCTCTTCCTCTTCTTGACCAAATGGTAGAAGATGCAAAATTCCATGGATCATTCGATTTTATTTTTGTGGATGCAGATAAAGACAACTATCTTAATTACCACAAGAGGTTAATCGATCTTGTTAAAATTGGAGGTGTGATTGGTTATGATAACACCCTTTGGAATGGGTCTTTGGTGGCACCCGCAGATGCCCCACTTCGGAAGTATGTTAGATATTACAGAGACTTCGTGTTAGAGCTCAACAAAGCCCTTGCTGCTGATCCAAGAGTAGAGATATGTCAGCTTCCTGTGGGTGATGGAATCACTCTATGTCGCCGAATAAGCTAA